A region of Granulicella aggregans DNA encodes the following proteins:
- a CDS encoding NACHT domain-containing protein has product MIPLPSLSINLANLLPYLEEKFKTWLGKDPASIELADWFKAVQASSLQLASVVYCVGMPEPIPFEQLYQPTRMTKKGVGRRKDTYAYNGRLDRSVALAHAATEREITVSDFLLSKDDAIIYAGPEWGKTTFLHHLFRTLLKNPIVLPVLITLRRTNAVEDLERIVQIGGAVSKKAKRDEFVLLVDGYDEIDPNARKRVSDALLKFQGLQLGRFYLTCRSFYDVALITAPELHIKGFHLTDKYAFVTTFLKTYGSKLDPIQTVDDLQKRGFEDFLSHPLLLTLACIVETTSHTNHPRSALRLLERALEVLAYKWDDQKIIERHRITALDGRDRIELLKRIAYQSRSPIVDKLRVTTLAKEELSLMHFDRVDHNRVLMETAQFYGIFVPKDDSWEFVHRSLQDFLAAQYWVETGIFAGIEQYRWDSRTAYAACLYHDATKVILAGLSNPEALATVAEIFSNAPYFSMTLVTEAIFKYYAQPKCAEIYESDPQWYIVGRLGTDFIRLVDSRYLNRLAEACANNRSELSDLIAAYCAFELCHRRLRFDLLTYQCMVEGYGHEEFIFSIVDVGEIKLSNARPLGY; this is encoded by the coding sequence ATGATCCCACTTCCGTCCCTGAGTATTAACCTGGCAAACCTTCTTCCCTATTTGGAGGAGAAATTCAAGACATGGTTGGGAAAAGACCCGGCGAGCATAGAGTTGGCGGATTGGTTTAAGGCCGTACAGGCTTCTTCTTTACAGCTAGCATCCGTAGTCTATTGCGTCGGGATGCCGGAGCCTATCCCTTTTGAGCAACTCTACCAACCAACTCGGATGACCAAGAAAGGCGTTGGTCGTCGTAAAGATACCTATGCGTATAACGGGAGACTTGACCGCTCGGTTGCCCTTGCGCACGCAGCTACCGAACGGGAGATCACGGTTTCAGATTTCCTGCTTAGCAAAGACGACGCGATAATTTACGCCGGCCCAGAATGGGGCAAGACGACATTTCTGCATCATCTTTTCCGTACTCTCTTGAAGAATCCCATCGTACTCCCTGTCCTCATAACCTTGAGGAGAACAAATGCTGTGGAAGATCTTGAACGTATCGTTCAGATTGGAGGCGCTGTCAGCAAGAAAGCGAAACGGGACGAGTTTGTATTGCTGGTCGATGGGTACGATGAGATTGACCCGAACGCACGAAAGCGGGTTTCTGACGCACTATTAAAATTTCAAGGGTTGCAGCTAGGGCGCTTCTATCTCACCTGTCGAAGCTTTTATGATGTTGCCCTGATCACGGCACCGGAACTCCACATAAAGGGCTTTCATCTCACAGATAAGTACGCTTTTGTCACGACATTTCTTAAGACATACGGCTCGAAGCTGGACCCTATACAGACCGTTGATGATCTTCAAAAGCGAGGGTTTGAAGATTTCCTCTCGCACCCGCTACTTCTGACGTTGGCATGCATTGTTGAGACGACAAGCCACACCAATCATCCAAGAAGCGCGCTGCGGCTGCTTGAGCGAGCGCTCGAAGTACTCGCCTATAAATGGGACGATCAGAAGATCATCGAACGTCACCGTATTACAGCGTTGGATGGTAGGGATCGCATAGAACTCCTAAAGCGCATTGCATATCAATCTCGATCCCCTATAGTCGACAAACTCCGCGTCACGACCCTTGCGAAAGAAGAACTATCACTGATGCATTTTGATCGCGTTGACCACAATCGAGTGTTGATGGAGACGGCACAGTTCTATGGAATTTTTGTTCCGAAAGACGATAGCTGGGAATTTGTACACCGAAGTCTGCAAGACTTTCTCGCAGCGCAGTATTGGGTTGAAACAGGTATCTTTGCTGGGATTGAGCAATATAGATGGGATTCACGCACGGCGTACGCTGCGTGCCTTTATCACGATGCAACCAAAGTCATTTTGGCCGGGCTTAGCAATCCAGAGGCGCTCGCAACGGTCGCAGAGATATTTAGCAATGCTCCATATTTCAGTATGACGCTCGTAACTGAGGCCATATTTAAATATTACGCTCAACCAAAGTGCGCCGAGATCTACGAGAGCGATCCTCAGTGGTATATAGTCGGTCGTCTCGGAACTGACTTCATCCGTTTGGTGGATTCTAGATATTTAAACCGCCTCGCAGAGGCCTGCGCGAATAATCGAAGCGAATTGTCCGATCTCATAGCTGCGTACTGCGCATTTGAACTCTGTCACAGGCGGCTGCGATTCGATCTCTTGACCTATCAGTGCATGGTCGAGGGATACGGCCATGAGGAGTTCATCTTCAGCATCGTCGATGTGGGCGAGATCAAGCTTTCAAACGCGCGACCGCTCGGGTACTAG
- a CDS encoding thioredoxin family protein has protein sequence MPSRRTLPSLVFSAALALIPTAAHAAVPDTGATAADVMTAAEHRAAAEHKNILLTFGASWCGNCRLLDKFFADPTIRPIIDKAFVLADLDTGEHASDTRHANIPGGEKIQTALGGKDAGYPYIVMLDPTGKLLAGSNRPSNLAHPGNIGYPVAPWEIDWFLDMLKKSAPTLTPQDTATIRTWLTTHGPGH, from the coding sequence ATGCCCTCAAGACGCACCCTTCCGAGCCTCGTCTTCTCCGCCGCCCTCGCTCTCATCCCCACCGCCGCACACGCCGCCGTGCCCGATACCGGGGCCACCGCCGCTGACGTCATGACCGCCGCCGAGCATCGCGCCGCCGCCGAGCACAAGAACATCCTGCTCACCTTCGGAGCCTCCTGGTGCGGCAACTGCCGCCTCTTAGACAAGTTCTTCGCCGACCCCACCATCCGCCCCATCATCGACAAGGCATTCGTCCTCGCCGACCTCGACACCGGCGAGCACGCCAGCGACACCCGCCACGCCAACATCCCCGGCGGCGAGAAGATCCAAACCGCGCTCGGCGGCAAAGACGCCGGCTACCCCTACATCGTCATGCTCGACCCCACCGGCAAACTCCTAGCCGGCTCCAACCGCCCCTCCAACCTCGCCCACCCCGGCAACATCGGCTACCCCGTCGCCCCGTGGGAGATCGACTGGTTCCTCGACATGCTCAAAAAATCCGCCCCCACCCTCACCCCACAAGACACCGCCACCATCCGCACCTGGCTAACCACCCACGGCCCGGGCCACTAA